In the Festucalex cinctus isolate MCC-2025b chromosome 10, RoL_Fcin_1.0, whole genome shotgun sequence genome, one interval contains:
- the lim2.2 gene encoding lens intrinsic membrane protein 2.2 produces the protein MLYTLAGGGTLCGVAALVLLIVSTATDFWMQYRYSGSSANQGLWRFCINHKCHAHTITVAFWDATRAFMLLAVLSCFAGVVLGLSAFTNGTKNKRVRMGGIALVLSGFLALLALSIYTGVTVTFFGKRFLDWRFSWSYIIGWVAIILAFAAGVFQLCAYQRTTAEPSSSNVPDS, from the exons ATGCTGTACACTCTGGCCGGAGGAGGCACACTCTGCGGCGTGGCTGCACTGGTGCTCCTAATCGTCTCCACGGCGACCGACTTCTGGATGCAGTATCGGTACTCGGGCAGCTCGGCCAATCAGGGCCTTTGGAGGTTTTGCATCAATCATAAATGCCATGCTCACACCATCACTGTAG CCTTCTGGGATGCCACTCGGGCCTTCATGTTGCTGGCTGTGCTCAGCTGTTTCGCCGGCGTGGTGCTCGGCCTGAGCGCTTTCACCAACGGTACCAAGAACAAGAGGGTCCGCATGGGGGGCATTGCCCTGGTCCTCTCAG GTTTTCTTGCTCTTTTGGCGCTTTCCATCTACACGGGAGTGACAGTCACTTTCTTTGGGAAACGCTTCTTGGACTGGCGATTTTCGTGGTCCTACATCATCGGATGGGTGGCCATCATCCTGGCTTTTGCGGCGG GTGTGTTCCAGCTCTGTGCTTACCAGCGAACAACTGCGGAACCTTCTTCTTCAAATGTCCCTGACAGTTGA
- the LOC144027291 gene encoding GRAM domain-containing protein 2B isoform X1: protein MLENKRERLKTFLRKIDEKAIVRIKHFMKESNYPVESSGGGVPTKVKRSRSTLSKDGVKKVEAKKTVSLEAAQLEIQEQHKTLTRQLVVRSQTFDIDCRSFERTQASGTQSSFIKHNATFHKLFPDIPESEGLRHAYICALQKEVPYHGRLYITNSHACFYSSVLLKDTKVVIPVSNIHIVKKQNTALLVPNALSIRTTEGEKFLFVSLRNREACYQLLLSVCPQLEDRSANSSPVISSAEQSFDKNKLVNSSQSSLDGSFDQFDGSESQSLQDQPLHSTHKEPELPNGKGSTFNCLHGQPSESSSSEDDLPVSGGWWVWNVPEKAKSLLVQREASTLNTLLFIYLILVVVLLLSSGYIGLRIVALEEQLTSLGALPEFTLQSGYRQDT from the exons ATGCTTGAAAACAAGAGAGAACGCTTGAAAACCTTCCTCCGAAAGATCGACGAGAAGGCCATCGTCAGAATCAAGCACTTCATGAAAGAGAG CAACTACCCAGTCGAGAGCAGTGGTGGCGGAGTGCCAACCAAAGTGAAAAGGAGCAGGAGCACTTTAAGCAAAGACGGCGTCAAAAAAGTAGAGGCCAAGAAGACGGTGAGTCTGGAGGCCGCTCAGCTGGAGATCCAGGAGCAACACAAAACCCTCACCAGGCAGTTGGTCGTCAG GTCGCAGACTTTCGACATTGACTGCAGAAGCTTCGAAAGGACTCAGGCCAGCGGCACACAAAGC AGTTTCATCAAACACAATGCAACATTCCACAAGTTGTTTCCAGACATTCCAGAAAGTGAAGGCTTGAGACATG CATACATCTGTGCCCTGCAAAAGGAAGTGCCCTACCATGGTCGACTGTACATCACTAACAGCCATGCCTGTTTCTATTCCTCTGTTCTGCTCAAAGACACCAAG GTAGTGATCCCCGTCTCCAACATTCACATTGTCAAAAAGCAGAACACCGCTTTGCTTGTACCAAACGCCTTGTCGATCCGAACCACAGAGGGAGAAAAG TTCCTGTTTGTCTCACTACGGAACCGAGAAGCATGTTATCAGCTGCTGCTCTCTGTCTGTCCTCAACTTGAG gACCGCAGTGCCAACAGTAGTCCAGTCATCTCCTCTGCTGAGCAAAGCTTTGACAAGAACAAACTTGTG AATTCCAGCCAGTCCAGTCTGGATGGCAGCTTTGACCAGTTTGATGGCTCCGAGTCACAGTCTTTACAGGACCAACCTCTGCACAGCACGCACAAAG AGCCTGAACTACCTAATGGAAAAGGATCCACTTTCAACTGCCTGCATGGGCAGCCGAGTGAGAGCTCATCTTCGGAGGATGATCTGCCCGTTTCAG GTGGCTGGTGGGTTTGGAATGTGCCGGAGAAGGCCAAGTCTCTGCTGGTTCAGAGAGAGGCCAGCACCCTCAACACACTGCTCTTCATCTACTTGATACT GGTGGTGGTGCTGCTGCTGTCGTCGGGCTACATCGGGTTACGTATTGTGGCCCTGGAGGAGCAGCTGACGTCTCTCGGTGCATTGCCGGAGTTCACACTGCAGAGCGG GTACCGCCAAGACACATAA
- the LOC144027291 gene encoding GRAM domain-containing protein 2B isoform X2 — MPTVSRYMSFRSSKRFKVSSNYPVESSGGGVPTKVKRSRSTLSKDGVKKVEAKKTVSLEAAQLEIQEQHKTLTRQLVVRSQTFDIDCRSFERTQASGTQSSFIKHNATFHKLFPDIPESEGLRHAYICALQKEVPYHGRLYITNSHACFYSSVLLKDTKVVIPVSNIHIVKKQNTALLVPNALSIRTTEGEKFLFVSLRNREACYQLLLSVCPQLEDRSANSSPVISSAEQSFDKNKLVNSSQSSLDGSFDQFDGSESQSLQDQPLHSTHKEPELPNGKGSTFNCLHGQPSESSSSEDDLPVSGGWWVWNVPEKAKSLLVQREASTLNTLLFIYLILVVVLLLSSGYIGLRIVALEEQLTSLGALPEFTLQSGYRQDT; from the exons atgccaaCTGTTAGTAGGTATATGAGTTTCCGTTCATCAAAAAGGTTTAAAGTTTCCAG CAACTACCCAGTCGAGAGCAGTGGTGGCGGAGTGCCAACCAAAGTGAAAAGGAGCAGGAGCACTTTAAGCAAAGACGGCGTCAAAAAAGTAGAGGCCAAGAAGACGGTGAGTCTGGAGGCCGCTCAGCTGGAGATCCAGGAGCAACACAAAACCCTCACCAGGCAGTTGGTCGTCAG GTCGCAGACTTTCGACATTGACTGCAGAAGCTTCGAAAGGACTCAGGCCAGCGGCACACAAAGC AGTTTCATCAAACACAATGCAACATTCCACAAGTTGTTTCCAGACATTCCAGAAAGTGAAGGCTTGAGACATG CATACATCTGTGCCCTGCAAAAGGAAGTGCCCTACCATGGTCGACTGTACATCACTAACAGCCATGCCTGTTTCTATTCCTCTGTTCTGCTCAAAGACACCAAG GTAGTGATCCCCGTCTCCAACATTCACATTGTCAAAAAGCAGAACACCGCTTTGCTTGTACCAAACGCCTTGTCGATCCGAACCACAGAGGGAGAAAAG TTCCTGTTTGTCTCACTACGGAACCGAGAAGCATGTTATCAGCTGCTGCTCTCTGTCTGTCCTCAACTTGAG gACCGCAGTGCCAACAGTAGTCCAGTCATCTCCTCTGCTGAGCAAAGCTTTGACAAGAACAAACTTGTG AATTCCAGCCAGTCCAGTCTGGATGGCAGCTTTGACCAGTTTGATGGCTCCGAGTCACAGTCTTTACAGGACCAACCTCTGCACAGCACGCACAAAG AGCCTGAACTACCTAATGGAAAAGGATCCACTTTCAACTGCCTGCATGGGCAGCCGAGTGAGAGCTCATCTTCGGAGGATGATCTGCCCGTTTCAG GTGGCTGGTGGGTTTGGAATGTGCCGGAGAAGGCCAAGTCTCTGCTGGTTCAGAGAGAGGCCAGCACCCTCAACACACTGCTCTTCATCTACTTGATACT GGTGGTGGTGCTGCTGCTGTCGTCGGGCTACATCGGGTTACGTATTGTGGCCCTGGAGGAGCAGCTGACGTCTCTCGGTGCATTGCCGGAGTTCACACTGCAGAGCGG GTACCGCCAAGACACATAA